One genomic region from Leptolyngbyaceae cyanobacterium JSC-12 encodes:
- a CDS encoding glycosyl transferase (IMG reference gene:2510096420~PFAM: Glycosyl transferase family 2): MIVNFAQVSSPFSEPAASAVAIWGSGCFLVVALVQLPAIAILLSRLLRGPTRHPPLQPRSPQPGYLGKVSVVVPTLNEADRIAPCLEGLSRQSYEVREVIVVDSYSTDGTPDRVKAMQQNDPRFRLINDDPLPGDWVGRPWALHNGFLVSSEQSEWILGIDADTQPQPGLVASLLETAITEGYDLISLSPQFILKYPGELWLQPALLMTLVYRFGAAGETGNAAERVMANGQCFFCRRSVLQQADGYTSARRSFCDDVTLARHIAAQGARVGFLDGAKILQVRMYEGMAETWREWGRSLDLKDAASRAQVWGDWLFLLLVQGLPLPLALGTGWRLAAGNGNLVMQLVFGLNLLLVLIRLGLNFAIAPSYDLSQATGRWLFWFSPLADPLAVVRIFLSSSQTPKHWRGRSYANSAGN, translated from the coding sequence TTGATTGTTAATTTCGCACAAGTAAGCAGTCCCTTTTCTGAACCAGCCGCCTCAGCGGTTGCCATTTGGGGAAGTGGCTGCTTTTTGGTGGTCGCTCTGGTACAACTTCCTGCGATCGCCATTCTGTTATCCCGTCTGCTGCGAGGTCCCACCCGCCATCCCCCTTTGCAACCGCGATCGCCCCAACCTGGTTATTTGGGTAAGGTGAGTGTGGTTGTGCCCACCCTGAACGAAGCTGATCGCATTGCCCCGTGTTTGGAAGGGTTAAGTCGGCAGAGTTACGAGGTGCGCGAAGTCATCGTGGTTGATAGCTACTCCACTGATGGCACACCTGATCGGGTGAAAGCCATGCAGCAAAATGACCCTCGCTTTCGCCTGATTAACGACGATCCGCTACCGGGTGATTGGGTGGGTCGTCCCTGGGCATTGCACAATGGTTTTCTCGTCAGTTCGGAACAGAGCGAGTGGATCTTAGGCATCGATGCGGATACCCAACCGCAACCGGGTTTAGTTGCCAGCTTGCTCGAAACAGCGATAACCGAAGGCTATGACTTAATCTCGCTCTCGCCGCAATTTATCCTCAAGTATCCGGGGGAACTGTGGTTACAACCGGCGTTGCTGATGACGTTGGTTTACCGTTTTGGCGCAGCCGGAGAAACAGGCAATGCCGCAGAACGAGTCATGGCAAACGGGCAATGTTTCTTTTGCCGCCGCTCGGTGCTGCAACAGGCGGATGGCTATACCTCAGCCCGACGTTCATTCTGTGATGATGTCACGCTGGCACGACACATAGCTGCTCAGGGCGCACGGGTTGGCTTTTTGGATGGTGCCAAAATTTTGCAGGTGCGAATGTATGAGGGCATGGCGGAAACCTGGCGCGAGTGGGGGCGATCGCTGGATCTAAAAGACGCCGCCTCCCGCGCACAAGTTTGGGGTGATTGGTTGTTTCTGTTGCTGGTGCAGGGTTTGCCGTTACCGCTAGCGTTGGGGACAGGTTGGCGGCTAGCCGCTGGCAATGGCAATCTAGTTATGCAACTCGTGTTTGGACTCAATCTTTTGCTGGTGCTGATTCGATTAGGGTTGAATTTTGCGATCGCCCCTTCCTATGATCTATCCCAGGCAACTGGGCGCTGGCTGTTTTGGTTCTCTCCCCTGGCAGATCCGCTGGCAGTAGTACGAATTTTCCTTTCCTCCAGCCAAACGCCGAAACACTGGCGAGGACGCAGTTATGCCAATTCTGCTGGAAACTGA
- a CDS encoding enolase superfamily enzyme (IMG reference gene:2510096421~PFAM: Mandelate racemase / muconate lactonizing enzyme, C-terminal domain; Mandelate racemase / muconate lactonizing enzyme, N-terminal domain): MQLQIATFTVHKRFALTISRGTTAQTTNIWVEVEHDGIRGWGEASPFSVGETPQTTEAIARSLQKIAPLLKALSPLERQRIERLMTDARLPSAAKAALDVALHDWLGKQAHLPLWELWGLDRDRIPPTAVTIGISAPEAAQQRVRDWLGQGEVKVPFHGIQVLKVKLGSPQGLEADKAMLLAVKAAAPHISQISIDANGGWNLEQALHMADWLAEQGITYLEQPLAKGQEGDLPALYQRSPLPIFVDESCFTSYDILPLADRVHGINIKLMKSGGLTEALRMIHTARACGLKVMFGCYSDSALLNTALAHLSPLADHIDLDSHLNLIDDPFGGATFQNGRIVPSQQPGLGVRVVRS; encoded by the coding sequence ATGCAGCTTCAAATTGCCACATTTACCGTACATAAGCGATTTGCCCTCACCATCAGTCGCGGCACCACCGCCCAAACCACCAACATTTGGGTAGAAGTGGAGCATGATGGCATTCGCGGCTGGGGAGAAGCTTCACCCTTTTCAGTGGGAGAAACACCCCAAACCACTGAGGCGATCGCCCGTTCTTTGCAAAAAATTGCGCCTCTGCTGAAAGCGCTCAGTCCCCTGGAACGGCAGCGCATTGAACGCTTGATGACCGATGCCAGATTGCCGTCTGCGGCTAAAGCGGCGCTGGATGTGGCATTGCATGATTGGCTGGGTAAACAGGCGCATCTGCCGCTCTGGGAATTGTGGGGGTTGGATCGCGATCGCATTCCGCCCACCGCCGTCACGATTGGCATTAGTGCCCCGGAAGCGGCTCAACAGCGAGTGCGAGACTGGTTGGGACAGGGCGAGGTTAAAGTGCCATTCCACGGAATTCAAGTTTTGAAGGTGAAACTGGGCAGCCCGCAAGGATTAGAGGCAGATAAGGCAATGTTGTTAGCCGTCAAAGCAGCAGCTCCCCACATCTCCCAGATCAGCATTGATGCGAATGGGGGTTGGAATTTGGAGCAAGCGCTACACATGGCAGATTGGCTCGCCGAGCAGGGCATCACTTACCTTGAGCAACCCCTCGCCAAAGGGCAGGAAGGGGATTTGCCAGCCCTCTACCAGCGATCGCCCCTGCCAATTTTTGTGGATGAAAGCTGCTTCACCAGCTACGATATTTTGCCTCTTGCTGATCGCGTCCACGGCATCAACATCAAACTAATGAAATCCGGCGGACTCACGGAAGCCTTGCGAATGATCCATACTGCCCGCGCTTGCGGGCTAAAAGTCATGTTCGGTTGCTATTCCGACAGTGCCTTGCTCAATACCGCACTGGCGCACCTCTCTCCCCTCGCCGATCACATCGACCTGGATAGCCACCTCAATTTAATAGACGACCCATTTGGGGGCGCAACCTTCCAAAATGGGCGAATTGTCCCCAGTCAACAACCAGGTTTAGGAGTGCGAGTTGTCAGATCATAA
- a CDS encoding ribulose bisphosphate carboxylase small subunit (IMG reference gene:2510096422~PFAM: Ribulose bisphosphate carboxylase, small chain; ATPase family associated with various cellular activities (AAA)): MKMGDRTFHHSRLKRNSRQLQSRRNNTRATLAYRIDYTNSTLSEAALLDNRVGAIDAEFMSFYISPRFLDKIAVHITKNYLDLPNVKVPLILGVHGRKGEGKSFQCELVFERMGVNVVHMSAGELESPDAGDPARLIRLRYREAAELVKVRGKMAVLMINDIDAGAGRVDQYTQYTVNTQLVNGTLMNIADNPTNVQLPGSYDSEPIQRIPIIVTGNDFSTLYQPLVRDGRMEKFYWEPNWDDRVGIVAGIFQVDPVSRADIEKLVDTFPNQAIDFFGALRSRLFDEQIRNFIHSVGIERVSQRVVNSKEAPPEFKKPDFSLPHLIEVGNQMVYEQKRVQESGLAQEYNKFLYNRRLGDTDSSTLPRQGSIDSSSSNFFRTYQSESLKNNGQQVSSTPSTASPAKPSSSSYAGQPASTPLTPEIVTEANRILRQGHRLGIEHVDERRFRTGSWNCYGTYDADGAIALRALATCLEEYPNHYIRIVEINRDRRRVNERIIQRPHQVRL; the protein is encoded by the coding sequence ATGAAAATGGGCGATCGCACCTTTCACCATAGTCGATTAAAGCGGAATTCCAGGCAACTTCAATCCAGGCGAAACAACACGAGAGCGACGCTGGCTTATAGGATTGATTACACCAACTCAACCTTGAGTGAAGCAGCACTACTTGATAATAGAGTGGGAGCAATAGACGCAGAATTTATGAGTTTCTACATTTCGCCGCGATTTCTCGACAAAATTGCTGTTCACATCACCAAAAACTACCTGGACTTGCCCAATGTCAAAGTGCCATTAATCTTGGGTGTGCATGGGCGCAAAGGCGAAGGCAAGTCTTTCCAGTGTGAGCTTGTATTTGAGCGGATGGGTGTAAATGTGGTGCATATGTCAGCAGGCGAATTGGAAAGTCCCGATGCGGGTGATCCAGCCCGACTGATCCGATTACGGTATCGAGAAGCAGCGGAACTGGTGAAAGTGCGCGGCAAAATGGCAGTCTTGATGATTAATGACATCGATGCTGGTGCCGGACGGGTTGACCAATACACTCAATACACAGTTAACACGCAGTTGGTGAATGGCACATTGATGAACATTGCCGACAATCCTACTAATGTGCAACTGCCTGGTAGCTACGACTCCGAGCCAATCCAGCGCATTCCTATCATTGTTACAGGTAACGATTTCTCGACGCTGTATCAGCCATTAGTACGGGATGGCCGGATGGAAAAGTTTTACTGGGAACCCAACTGGGACGATCGCGTTGGGATTGTCGCAGGTATTTTCCAGGTTGATCCAGTTTCCCGTGCTGATATTGAAAAGCTGGTGGATACGTTCCCTAATCAAGCAATTGACTTTTTTGGAGCGTTGCGATCGCGTCTGTTTGATGAACAAATCCGTAACTTTATTCACAGTGTTGGGATTGAGCGTGTTTCGCAACGAGTCGTTAACAGTAAAGAAGCTCCCCCAGAATTCAAAAAACCAGATTTTAGCTTGCCGCACCTAATTGAAGTCGGCAATCAAATGGTATACGAGCAAAAGCGAGTCCAGGAAAGTGGTCTTGCCCAGGAATACAACAAATTTCTCTACAACCGCCGTCTGGGAGACACTGATAGCAGCACACTACCCAGACAGGGAAGCATTGATTCTTCATCCAGTAATTTCTTTCGTACCTATCAGTCGGAATCTCTCAAAAATAATGGACAGCAGGTTTCATCCACACCATCCACGGCTTCGCCTGCCAAGCCTTCTTCCAGCAGCTATGCCGGACAACCTGCCAGCACTCCCCTTACGCCAGAAATCGTGACGGAAGCCAACCGAATTTTGCGGCAGGGGCATCGCCTGGGAATTGAGCATGTGGATGAACGCCGATTCCGCACAGGTTCCTGGAACTGCTACGGCACTTACGATGCTGATGGCGCGATCGCACTGCGGGCACTGGCAACCTGTCTGGAAGAATATCCCAACCACTACATCCGCATAGTTGAAATTAACCGAGATCGGCGTCGCGTGAACGAACGGATTATCCAACGTCCTCATCAAGTCAGATTATGA